In Mytilus edulis chromosome 8, xbMytEdul2.2, whole genome shotgun sequence, the genomic window TCAGATTTTTAAATTTGCCAAGCATGTGCCTCCTTGTAACCTTTGCATCATAAATTAATATTGGAGTTAAGAAGTATGATGTTATTATAATCTCTGGTCAGAGCATTACTTCAACAGACATGTACCTGATATTAGCTTTAGCAAACTAATCCTTGTTGCtatacatttgtattatttattacatttttttgttttctgctatacatgtacatattgttGTATTTTTGAGTTCTGATTCAttgtttctgttttgttttttattttcagagGAGATACACCATTATCAACAACATATGAAGTTAAAGTGATAGATTTAGACAGACCATGGGACTCCTATATTGTCACAGATGGACTATCCGCTGTAACCTGTATGATATGGGACAGAACAGGTCATCGTTTACTTCTGACCACTGTGGATGGTTGTTGTTCTGTATGGTTAATGGAGGTATAGATATGTAATACAATTTCTATAAAGTGATTACGGGAATCAATATATAAGCTACTTGTTTTGTTTCATACACTGTAGAGTCTATATAGCTATGCCAAACTGTTTTAGGACACTTCTgacctaaaataaaatttgacatttttgactCAAAAATTAAAAGCACCTGTTCTGCAGAATGAATTTTTTGTTGACTTTTTGTCAGTCAGACAGACTGACTACACAAGTTCTGAAGATATGATATTTtgcatagaaaattaaaaattattttgaaaacaattatcaGCTACATTTACTTTAAGTCATTAAGTAGTTTAGTCTTCTTTGGTCAGAACAATTTggttttctttttatgtttaaCACAACTTACAGCACACTTGGCTATAGTGGTCAGTGGAAGAGAAAGCTGTAGTATAGAGAGAGAACTGTCAACCTTAAGCCCCTGTCACAGCACACTTGGCTATAGTGGCCAGTGGTAGAGAAAGCTGTAGTATAGAGAGAGAACTGTCAACCTTAAGCCGTAAAACTGTTAAACCTTCATTTCCTTGTCAATTATATTCCAAGTTAAACAAACCTTGTCACAAACTGTTTGAACTCAACACCTCAGGCTAATGTTTACTGAAGATGAACTGCATAAACCACTTATCCACAgagatttcttttaaaaaaaagcttaAGCAGAAAAAAGTATGAATTGAAGACAAgttaaaaatgttgtttaaagGTGCAGGAATAAATCTTATTCATAAATGTCTACACCTTttacaatttttatgccccacctacaatagtataggggcattatgttttctggtctgtgcgtccgtttgtctgtTCATCCATCCGTCCGTCGGAccgtttgtttgttcgttcgtctgtccagtttcaggttaaagtttttggtcaaggtagtttttgatgaagttgaagtccaatcaacctgaaatttagtatatacattgtatgttccttatcatatgatctttctaattttaatgtcaaattagagttctgatcccaatttcacggtccactgaacatagaaaatgatagtacgagtggggcatccgtgtactggggacacattcttgttttaaattaaaatatgtggtatgtttgccaatgagacaacttttcatcatAGTTTAAAtgttgtggatgtaagaaataaTAGGTTAATGTAAGGCTTTCAACTATGATTATGGAATCCATAAAAGAccctgacatgaaaaatgtggGGTTGTTTAACATGAACAATTGTTAAACATAAGACATACTATTTTGTAGGATTTTTTAGTGAATAAATGGAAGAATATTGGCAAAAGTATACTTCAAGGAGAAGAAATATTGTCAGCTATCTGGTTTCATTCTGGTGTACAGgtaaacactttttttaatataattggttttaatactgttgcaattttatttttattttgtgtaggTATACCTTCTCAATATGCTCCAGATCAAAAGGTCTAATTTTTTGGTGCTGTCAGTAAAATTTAGTAGATAATCTACCCTACAAAGGACCTTAGGGTCAAAAGCAATCTTAATGACaccaacaaaaatataattgcagGAGTATTCAGGACTTAATGTAAAgtatgatatgatgtataaaAACAGGTATATAGGTTCTGCTTCCAAAAATTTGTTTTGAAGTGAAAATTTCAATATGGATATGAAGAATAGGTTATTTATAACAAGGGTGTCAAGACAGCAGATGAAGGCAGAGGTGTATCTAAGGAGAGCCCCCTCTATAGTTGTTTTCACATGTTCAACTCTTGTTTCTGATCATGACTGTTGCTTTGTTTGCAGACCATGTCCCCCTCATCCTGGATTTTCATCCTTTAGACACACAATTTTGAGAGAATATCAATATGATTTCAGCAAATAAGAACGTGAGAAGCTGAAGCCATTTTATGAATCAAAATGTTATCTAAACAATCAGACATACTAGTTCTGAGTTATTAagaattggaaaaaaatattgtataaaatatgTGTAATCATGTCTTTTGTACAAGTAGAAATTATACTTTCAGGTAATTTTCAACCCAGATAAAAAAGATACAAATTCTTACATGGAAAAGTTTCAAAAATCGAAATCATTCAGTCCAACATTAACAAAGTTTGGTGGAAAAGCAGAAGATGGATGGTTGGTTCTCACTGCTACAGGACTAGTAGgttaaattttcttattgtgTATATTTAATAGATCAAATCTTCTCtcaatattattttgttatttgaaaatcTTAGCTTAAAAAACTAATGTAGTTTAACCTTGTCACATGTGCCTGTATCAACCAAGGAACCTTGCCAGATGTGCCTGTATCAAATCAGGAACCTTGCAAGTGACTTCTTAAGTTATAtcgtaatgttttatttttgttttaagcaaTTTGGTTATGTCATTTAATGGgagatattttgtaattttgttgaaCTTTTGAAAATTAGGCAGTAATTATATAAGTATACAACCTTTGCTTTGAATTGTTGAAAATCGGTTGTCTTCCAGATTTtctctttgattttatttttgtgtgttcCTTTTGTATCTCATCTGCTTATTAAAATGATtcatttcttatttatattagaaatggAAAGACATTAATTGCGCTAGAGTCTAAACAGTTACAACTCCAAATAAAATCAATTGTTGAAGAGTATTAAAGAAAATGTCCTAATGTTCTGTCAATTAATGCTTAGGCTATCTAAGACTGGGGGATGGAAAAaccttataaatgtttatattaatcaACAGTTTTATTAAATCTATTATTCTACATGAGAAATTAATCAAATACACTGTTTGCATTATAGTAACTATGATTGAATTTGAGTTGTCTTTCTTGGTTCAGTTTTAATCTAACTGTTCTATCAGGTtgcatgtatttaattttttaaaaaggggaTTGGATCGGAGGGAGtatttaatatcattgacaaatCAATTAAACAACTGCATTTAATTATACTTTCAAATAATATTGAGGATATTTTCCATTAAGTTGTAATTTTAAGTTTCTGTATGAGTCCACATAGGAGGAGCATTACATTTTTTCAGTCAGTCCTTCTGTCTGTCCATTTGTACGTCTATCCTGCTTCaagttaaaatttttggtcaaggtagtttttaatgaagttgaaaagTCCaattcaacttgaaactaagtacatttacacatgttccctatgatataatctttgtaatttaaatgccaaattagagtttttacctcaatttcatggtccattgcaGAGTTCTTGAAAAGTGGTGGTCCTAAGGTTTTGACCACTAAAATTTGCAAAGGACCGGCACAATTTCAGTATTTTGCAATAGAAATAATAGTGAATATCAGCATATGTCCCTCAAGGACCAACAGGGGAAAAAAGATTTCAAGAACTCTGccattgaacaaagaaaatgagaATGCGAGGTAGACATCAATGTACTATAGACACTTTCTTGTTAAAGTTTAATCTTGATATCTATTGTAGGTCCAAGCAGGCATCATTAATCAACTTGATCAAAGTGTGGAGTATGTTCAGGAATGTTTAGGTAAATCTTACAACAGACTCAACATAGCAAGTATGGGGCACACTGGTAATGGTGATGTCATGATAGCAACCACTGATGGTCAATTGTCGTCTGCCATACAATGCCACCTGGTCTCATTAAGTCTAAATGGTACCTGTGCAAAGATTGAAATCCGTGCTGGAGCGAGTCTTCACATGAAAAGTCAGATTGAGTACGGGAGCAGTAGTACTCAGAGGATGATGATCACAAACGTCGAGTTTATAAACATGGACTCCAGCGACACATTGATACTCTGTTGTGGTAGTCATGGTTACAGTTGTATGGAAGTCTGGCAGCTACTTGAACAACACATGCCATTGAACAAATTGTTCCCTATACCACAGACACAAGATGCTGGCTTCAAAATTCCTAAATGGATGCATAAAGCTACAATTCAACATGCTTCCTATTTAACTTCTATAGCTAATCCAAGATTACCCATGATTCTAAGTAACCAAATGGAACCAGGGTTTTCTCCATACATTGCTGTATCATATCGGGATGGAAGTATCAAATTTATTCATAGATTCACACATCAAGTTTTGCAATCAAGTTCAGATATCTTACAAAGACAGATTCAAGGCTTTAGTCCAAGCAAGAGACAGAAAACCGCGGCTCATATAACTAACTTGATTCAGACCTTAAGTGGATGTGGACTGATAGCCGTACATGATGGGCAGATATCTGTGTTAAAGGTTTATAATGTGAGAGATGTAAGCATGACGATGGCCTCACTTCATGTGTGTTTGTTGTTAGAATATGCCATGATTACAGGTCAGGATTGGTGGGATATTTTATTAGCAGTCAAACCAGGTTAgttttgtataataaaattgagaatggaaatggggaatgtgtcaaagagacaacaacctgaccaaataaaaaacaacagcagagggtcaccaacaggtcttcaatgtagcgagaaattcctgcacccggaggcgtataTTGAATTGATAAATGCCTTTCTTAGATCAATATGTTATCAGtattgaacatatatatatatatatcaattggaTCTCAGATTCAACCTTTATTGCAAGCAGGAATAATAATGGAAGTCAAtttctggtaaaaaaaaatattgacaaaaagcAATTTGTTGCATCATTGTTACAGCTAAACATGCTAATGGAATTTTTTTATGATGATGATATTACTCAGTTAGTGTAACCAAGACAAATCCAGGGAATGAACTAGTTCCTGATATTATTCAGTCATATAGAAAATCATGTGCCGATGACACATGTATGTGCCTTAATGAGAAATCTGAGTTTATTAGGCCAAAAATACACTTTTAATATTATGATACCAGTTTTTGTAAACGATAAATTAATTGCGTCTACATAAAGCTTTTTCTTGGATTAATCTTCTTACAGGTATGATTGAAGTCCAAATTTTGTACATGATCTAATAATATTTACAAAGTTAGCATGGTAAAGGACAACATTATTTAATTTGTAGTGCTCTTTAAAAATTTGGATACGAGCAAAGTCAGTTTAGAAGTTGACCAAATTGATATCCTTGCAACTTTCCCATGTTCCTTTTTTTCATCTTTGTCCTTTGTTTTTGGGTAGATACTTGTATCATTAGCACACGTAGCAGTCGTACCACattgatttcaatattatgaaCAAGTTATGTCTCATCAGGAAATATCTTCCTGGTCAAAGGTTATTGCTATCACAAAACTGTATAAATTTCAGGTATGATTGAAAACATTTGTCAGAAGTTGACAGAAACACACAGCAAGCAGGCAGTAGCTACACAAGAAGTATTCAGTCAACGTCTGCTTGCCCTGAAGATGGCGCTGTATTGCTGTAGTAGTGTTGGCCACCAGAAGGCCACAGACTGTCACACCAAACTTGTCCTCTTGTCACTGTATGCTGTGTTTAAAGCATTACTCAGACCAAAGAATGTTACTATTCAGGATGTGGTAGGGCTTAATCATTAATTTCATATAACTTTCATGACATTTTAAGTCTGTTTATGAATTTAGAAAAGCAATAGATAAGATATGATAAGAAAACATTATTTGATTGGAATATATTTTGGTATGAATCACAAGCTTTATTGAGCTTTTGTCCAAATTTATAGTGGGCATGTATCAATGTGAGATCCAAATTTGGGACTTTTGACTTCTGAAATGATTTCATCTGAATCTGTATTTTTTTCATAAGCATTGAgaaaaatattctttatttaaaatcatccatgaaaccataattttttttaattttttttttcaatttcagtaaTTAGTCTTAAATCATATTTAGCTCAGTTGACTGTGAAAAGCTAATGTCAGCTTATTTCATCATTTGGTTTTCCTTGTATGTTAGCTTCTCatatttatacccccgctttaaatatttttcttacaGGGCTATTTCAAACGTGAGGGTTTCctaattgcacctattttgacaggtTTTTTTATACGTCTGCAAAAAAATTTGcagtcatatattggtatcacattgtcgTCTGCGTCgccgaagacggatggtttccagataataacttaagtttaaattaacagaaatcaataaaattgtaaCACAAGTTTGATAACCACtaaaggaagtttgggattgattttggagtttTGTTACCAATGGTTTAGGAATAAGTGGCCAAAAAGGGGTttaaataagcatttttattggtttttgctcaataactttagtataagtgaatagaaatctatgaaatttaaacacaaagttcATGACCTCaagaggaaggttgggattgattttggggtttttggtctcaacagtttaggaattaggttTCATCTTACATCTtacagattatgtaataaaattctactgttcgcaaTCAAAGTTTTACTGTTCAGGGTGTTGAAATTAttgggggttattaaaataatgatacttaattaaagaagtgattttttggaaagaaattgaggtatgatacatAAACAAGTGATTtgtatgtcattatcctagattcactacaaggtcatcacctgacatGACCCGGTCATCCtatcaacacagatgttggttctgataattttagcaacataattagtccctggatcattagtatcctatatttaaatctacaataaaattaaatcacttggTCCAAGTACACAGTTAtatcgtagtgcatttcttttagataataaatgaaaatttaaaaaatcccacctgcgctttctcaatgatatttttacagtgtgttgtactacttttgggacaaattatatcaaaattatagaaaacttcatcagctctaactcaaaatatggacaattttatgttaagggggtcttgaagtgctaatttttcaggtggacctaatcactactttacattaaaatttatgacccaatttttttaaagtgtcatttcacccccctacttgctatatgaggcataaaatttggaaggggtataaaaaaaattggcaagtaacacactgtcctcaataaggactatattcgtggacaacgaaaatcaaaggactaTAACTGTGTACTTGGACCACTTAGTCTAGTGATTAATTTTTACTACTTTAATAGGTGATTATAAAAGAAAGACAACActtacttccaacctttatggacgtaatgttacttaaatcagtgatttacaaaatcactcatttaagtaattCCCCTGactgtaggaattaggggccaaacaGGGCATAAATaagtatttgtttggtttttgcacaattactttagaataagtaaatagaaatctatgaaatttaaactcaaggttcatgaccacaaaaagaaggttgggattgattttggggtttttggtctcaacagtttaggaattaggggccaaaaagaggcaCAAGttagcatttttcttggttttcgcactataactttagtattagtaaatagaaatttatgaaatttaactCATTCGCCCCCAAGAGATTTCTGGCAAATCAGGCATTTTCAAAAATTTGCAatcatatgcaaattatatgcaaattagcagactcttgatgctgtaactgatgctcatctattttatataaaaactatatattgAGATTTAGGGGCAGATATCATGGGTTGGGGGTGGGGTGGTAGATGGAAGATTTTCTCCtgggtttgaacccacccccactgaaaaaatggtaattttccatctattttccgattttaaaacgaccttgagaggtgaacattGACCAGACTGTGTTCCTTTGTCATACAAGTCTTACCCTATAGTTACTGTAGTCCATTCATGCCAACTGGGAGTATATGGGACTTAGGTTTCTTGCTGGCGAATTTTATTGTCAAGTCAGGCCTGCCTTAATGTCTGTTTTTACGGATTTTTAACAACACGGTGACCTAGCTTTTACAGACTAGTTTCCTAAAGGCCATATTATACCTCTttgtgttcctataccacctatgcatgcattTACGATAATAGTTTATACCTACAATGACTACCAGTTACGTAGTGGCCATTaaaagatgcccacccccacctgattttggctacttttcacgtttttccgattttgaactcttaaacggtTTTCAAAGTGCCATATTTTCTTAAAAAGACGTCTGAGAAGAGTTTTTGGACCATGATCTGCTTGAttgaagtccctgctatcatgacagttcag contains:
- the LOC139484684 gene encoding mediator of RNA polymerase II transcription subunit 16-like, which encodes MELVYTVDCDVPCGEKDWISEKKTCCSLSPQNFLAFSTEITVNRGDTPLSTTYEVKVIDLDRPWDSYIVTDGLSAVTCMIWDRTGHRLLLTTVDGCCSVWLMEDFLVNKWKNIGKSILQGEEILSAIWFHSGVQVIFNPDKKDTNSYMEKFQKSKSFSPTLTKFGGKAEDGWLVLTATGLVQAGIINQLDQSVEYVQECLGKSYNRLNIASMGHTGNGDVMIATTDGQLSSAIQCHLVSLSLNGTCAKIEIRAGASLHMKSQIEYGSSSTQRMMITNVEFINMDSSDTLILCCGSHGYSCMEVWQLLEQHMPLNKLFPIPQTQDAGFKIPKWMHKATIQHASYLTSIANPRLPMILSNQMEPGFSPYIAVSYRDGSIKFIHRFTHQVLQSSSDILQRQIQGFSPSKRQKTAAHITNLIQTLSGCGLIAVHDGQISVLKVYNVRDVSMTMASLHVCLLLEYAMITGQDWWDILLAVKPGMIENICQKLTETHSKQAVATQEVFSQRLLALKMALYCCSSVGHQKATDCHTKLVLLSLYAVFKALLRPKNVTIQDVSPSERLNLMCLKSKDGDLESLVVKFEVEEFLIDTRKVSGNPNVALQSIQPLIQWVADFTLHLLASIPLFQSYNNFPGASLLSDNLILNILRELIIVIRIWGIICPSCQPVFTTASTLDCLPHLFKLLTKAWLCCKENVKLDLDEELLDECLVLPSKMLVPGINQSFRLSNEGYSLFLQQFPQMMTLDEEPDYLYNIKKTNSMFIPDGLIENHQHHDIVRQIHLGVKLSSLVRQCCRCGAFSLLSSVAKSSIMKAWEQRWQKSCLCGGHWKLHPPNTTH